One genomic region from [Synechococcus] sp. NIES-970 encodes:
- a CDS encoding type 1 restriction-modification system specificity subunit translates to MKWEVKPWRDIVEIKSGRNQKDVKNSDGKYPIYGSGGIMGYADNFICDEGTTIIGRKGTINKPIFVEEKFWNVDTAFGLIPSKIIDHRFLFYFCLGYDFTKHDKGTTLPSLVKKDLLANVFMPVPPIAEQKRIVEILDESFAGIERAEAIARQNLTNARELFDSYLNKIFTDKAHQWKRVSIVEACESIIDCINKTAPQIDQESPFKMIRTTNIRHGKVNLEKVKYVSEEIYLQWTRRQVPKKGDILLTREAPMGEVGMIDSEDKVFLGQRIVSYRVNKDKLLNKFLLYAFISKDVQDQIKSFASGSTVQHMRVPDTKSLKILLPSLSEQEKVVEKIDVVLSESKKLEEIYQRKIEALGELKQSILQKAFTGQLTQ, encoded by the coding sequence ATGAAGTGGGAAGTAAAACCTTGGAGAGATATTGTTGAAATAAAAAGTGGTCGCAACCAAAAAGATGTAAAAAATTCTGACGGCAAGTATCCCATATATGGTAGTGGTGGAATTATGGGATATGCAGATAATTTTATTTGTGATGAAGGAACCACAATAATCGGTCGTAAGGGAACTATTAATAAACCTATTTTCGTAGAAGAAAAATTTTGGAATGTTGATACAGCCTTTGGATTAATACCTTCAAAAATAATTGATCATCGATTTCTATTTTATTTTTGTCTTGGATATGACTTCACAAAACATGATAAAGGAACGACTTTACCAAGCCTAGTAAAGAAAGATTTGCTGGCTAATGTATTTATGCCAGTTCCACCGATCGCCGAACAAAAACGGATTGTGGAGATATTGGATGAAAGCTTTGCTGGGATTGAAAGGGCAGAGGCGATCGCCCGCCAGAACCTCACCAACGCCCGCGAACTCTTCGACAGCTACCTAAACAAGATTTTTACAGATAAGGCTCATCAATGGAAAAGGGTTAGTATCGTTGAAGCCTGTGAATCGATTATTGATTGTATTAATAAAACAGCTCCTCAAATTGACCAAGAATCTCCATTTAAAATGATTAGAACGACAAATATAAGACATGGAAAGGTTAATCTGGAAAAAGTAAAATATGTTTCTGAAGAGATTTACCTTCAATGGACACGTAGACAAGTTCCTAAAAAAGGAGACATATTATTAACTCGTGAAGCTCCAATGGGTGAAGTTGGGATGATTGATTCTGAAGACAAAGTTTTTTTAGGTCAAAGAATCGTTTCTTATCGTGTCAATAAAGATAAGTTATTAAATAAATTTTTACTATATGCTTTTATCTCAAAAGACGTACAAGATCAAATTAAATCTTTTGCATCAGGTTCGACAGTTCAACATATGAGAGTCCCTGACACAAAATCCCTAAAAATTTTATTACCGTCACTTTCAGAACAGGAAAAAGTAGTAGAGAAAATTGATGTTGTTTTATCAGAGTCAAAAAAGCTTGAAGAAATTTATCAACGCAAAATAGAAGCCCTTGGCGAGTTAAAACAATCGATATTACAAAAAGCCTTCACCGGACAACTCACCCAGTAG
- a CDS encoding prevent-host-death family protein, translating into MQSYTLTEVRNQHGKIFDRAKLEPVLITKQKRPSHVILSAEAYQKLIDHLHALTGKDHPPEQVLDEE; encoded by the coding sequence ATGCAGAGCTACACCCTCACCGAAGTCCGCAACCAGCACGGCAAAATCTTTGATCGCGCCAAACTCGAACCCGTGCTGATCACCAAACAAAAACGCCCTAGCCACGTCATCCTGTCCGCCGAAGCCTACCAAAAACTAATCGATCACCTCCACGCCCTCACCGGAAAAGATCACCCCCCAGAGCAAGTTTTAGACGAAGAATAA
- a CDS encoding type I N6 DNA Methyltransferase, whose translation MFEQTFKNIDDVLRKEAGCATELDYAEQISWILFLKYLDDLETDRESKALLTGETYEPLLDEPYRWKSWAYPKDEKGELLKTAPVGQDLIEFVDKELFPYFRAFKDYVEPGTFGAKIGEIFSGVSNKFQSGYNLRDVLESIDGLQFQTQQEKHELSDLYETRINNMGNAGRNGGEYYTPRPLIRAMIRVIKPQLGETIYDGACGSAGFLCEAYEFLRPMVNSAAELERLQTATLYGKEKKGLAYIIGVMNMILHGIETPNITQANTLAENIQDFQEKDRFDVILANPPFGGKERAEIKQNFTISTGETAFLFLQHFIKRLKAGGRAAIVIKNTFLSNADNASRALRQELTSSCNLHTVLDCPAKTFLGAGVKTVVLFFEKGKPTEKIWFYQLDVGRSLGKTNPLNDDDLKEFVEFQSTFKESERSWFLDLKDVDPESFDLSVKNPNAPEDDPLREPEEILAEIADLDQESAEILAAIGEMLA comes from the coding sequence ATGTTTGAGCAGACCTTTAAAAATATTGATGATGTGCTTCGGAAAGAGGCGGGCTGTGCGACGGAGCTTGATTATGCGGAACAGATTTCCTGGATTCTCTTTCTGAAATATTTGGATGATTTGGAGACGGATCGGGAAAGTAAGGCTCTTTTAACTGGGGAAACTTATGAGCCGTTATTGGATGAGCCGTATCGCTGGAAATCATGGGCTTACCCAAAAGATGAAAAAGGGGAATTATTGAAAACAGCACCCGTTGGGCAAGATCTGATCGAGTTTGTTGATAAGGAACTATTTCCTTATTTCCGGGCATTTAAGGACTACGTAGAACCGGGCACTTTCGGGGCGAAGATTGGTGAAATCTTTTCGGGGGTCAGCAATAAATTTCAGAGTGGTTACAATCTCCGAGACGTTTTAGAAAGCATTGATGGGCTTCAGTTTCAGACCCAGCAGGAAAAACATGAACTGTCTGACCTCTACGAAACGCGCATCAATAACATGGGAAATGCGGGACGTAATGGTGGGGAATATTACACGCCACGTCCTCTGATTCGGGCAATGATTAGGGTGATTAAGCCGCAGCTTGGGGAGACGATCTACGATGGGGCGTGCGGTTCGGCGGGGTTCCTTTGTGAAGCCTATGAGTTTTTGCGTCCGATGGTGAACAGTGCGGCGGAATTGGAACGACTCCAAACGGCGACGCTCTACGGTAAGGAAAAGAAGGGGTTAGCCTACATCATCGGGGTGATGAATATGATCCTCCATGGGATCGAGACGCCAAATATTACCCAAGCAAATACCCTTGCTGAGAATATCCAAGATTTTCAAGAGAAGGATCGCTTCGATGTGATCCTTGCTAATCCGCCGTTTGGGGGTAAGGAACGGGCGGAAATCAAGCAAAATTTCACGATCTCCACAGGGGAGACGGCATTTCTATTTCTACAGCATTTTATTAAGCGGCTTAAGGCCGGAGGTCGGGCGGCGATCGTCATTAAGAATACGTTCCTGTCGAATGCGGATAATGCGTCACGGGCGTTACGGCAGGAGCTTACGTCGTCCTGTAATCTCCATACGGTGTTGGATTGTCCGGCGAAAACGTTCCTAGGGGCGGGGGTGAAGACGGTTGTCCTATTTTTTGAGAAGGGGAAACCGACGGAAAAAATTTGGTTTTATCAGCTTGATGTGGGTCGGAGTCTGGGGAAAACGAATCCGCTCAATGATGATGATCTAAAGGAATTTGTCGAGTTTCAATCAACTTTTAAGGAGTCGGAACGGTCTTGGTTTTTGGATCTGAAGGATGTTGACCCGGAATCGTTTGATCTGTCGGTAAAGAATCCGAATGCGCCGGAGGATGACCCGTTACGGGAACCGGAGGAGATTTTAGCGGAAATTGCAGATCTTGATCAAGAAAGTGCGGAAATTTTAGCGGCGATCGGGGAGATGTTGGCATGA
- the parA_3 gene encoding ATPase, ParA family: protein MIISVFNFKGGVGKSTTVANLGAALATQKRKVLVIDLDAQRTLSFSLATEGKYPTVIDWLNGSNQAIETSRHNLWAIAGSFEILNYPMTEGLMAKTLKRLIGYDVILLDCPPAINAISVEAILNCDRLIIPIVSEPAVIKGLAEAVELVREEDPNLPIDVLRGRYRSRLVITKEYDGMLENGAKDLGFNLLKTTIPENVAIAEAVSTQVSVLDYAKNSIGAKAFRKLAKEIIHG, encoded by the coding sequence ATGATTATTTCTGTATTCAATTTCAAAGGGGGGGTAGGAAAATCTACTACCGTCGCCAACTTAGGGGCAGCCCTAGCCACCCAAAAACGAAAAGTCTTAGTAATTGATCTTGATGCTCAAAGAACATTAAGTTTCTCTCTGGCAACGGAGGGAAAATACCCAACAGTGATCGATTGGCTTAATGGATCTAACCAAGCGATTGAAACCAGTCGTCATAACCTCTGGGCGATCGCCGGAAGTTTTGAGATTCTAAACTACCCGATGACTGAAGGCTTAATGGCAAAAACCCTTAAACGTTTAATAGGTTATGATGTGATTCTATTAGACTGCCCGCCTGCGATTAACGCGATTTCAGTGGAAGCGATTTTGAATTGCGATCGCCTCATTATCCCCATCGTCTCCGAGCCGGCAGTGATCAAAGGATTAGCCGAAGCGGTAGAGCTGGTGAGGGAGGAAGATCCTAATTTGCCTATCGATGTCCTTCGGGGTCGTTACCGTTCGCGGTTAGTGATTACCAAGGAATATGACGGGATGCTCGAAAACGGAGCCAAGGATCTAGGGTTCAATCTGCTCAAAACGACGATTCCCGAAAATGTGGCGATCGCCGAAGCGGTTTCTACCCAAGTCTCGGTACTGGATTACGCGAAAAATAGTATCGGAGCCAAAGCCTTCAGAAAGTTAGCAAAGGAAATTATTCATGGGTAG